The genomic region GCCTGAAGTAAGTTGCAGAAAATCTCATGGAACATAGAGTGCCCTGGAATTCATGACAGGCTGCACACACAATCTGTTCATTAAATTTTATCCTATGAGATGGAGAGGAATTACTAAGCAGAAATTATGATAATGAAAATTACGCGAGATTGAGATCAGTTTGAGGCGGATCTTGTTGAGTTTTCAAATCATTGGTGACACCTTCCATGAAGTCAATATTAAGGTGCTTCCTGCGACTTTTCTCAATCTGGTCAATATCGCTGATGTCATTATCATGTTTAGAATTTCATTGTGGTCAAAAGCAAAAGAAGCATCAGGCATGATGCCAATGAAGATATGGATAGGAGTCTTTTACCCTTTTCTCCAGATTAGTGCTTTCCACTGTAAGTGTTTTTTCCTGCGGGACAATGAGATTATTAGCAGTTGTGATCAGTAAGGAATTTGCAGCAGTTAGCAATTACAATTTTTTCATCAATAAAGCATACTGtatgttttattaattaaaaagagaatgatatagtattaaaaatcaaagaaaatcaaAGTGGGTAGTAGAGAGACACATTTTAAGAGCTTAGGTAGATTAAGTCTAAACAAAGAACGAATAAATAAAAGGAGAATCTGATAAACAGTAAACATAAATCAAACTAACAGGTGGTAAGTGTAGTACTAGTAAGAAGAGAAATGATGTAAGAGCTTatagtggtgtaagggcaatcttgTATCACTCAAATTTGTATCAGATTTAGAAATTCCTTGAGATCAAAAGCAAAAGAAACATTATGACGACAAAGAGGATATAGTTGGAACAGTCTTTTACCTTTTTCATCAGATTTGCATTTTCCACTGTTGCAGGACAATGAGATCATCAGCCATTTGCAAAGTAAATGCGGAGAGATCAGGTTCTCTCAAGTTGGGCTGACTCAAACAATGCACACAGAGACTGCTGTCTCAATTCCTAAATAGCTGGGAACACACCCACAGGATTAAAATCAATAAAACGCAGGGAGACATGCAAGCTTTCTTGCTTTCTATTAAATTGGAAATAATTTACAAAATACAAAACAAACTGTAAACACTAACTACAGTTCCTTAATCCTACAGGTAGCGATCAGGAGCTGCTCTATTCT from Cryptomeria japonica chromosome 3, Sugi_1.0, whole genome shotgun sequence harbors:
- the LOC131032899 gene encoding MADS-box transcription factor 14 isoform X2 is translated as MTQLEKIYRHMIGEDLELLNFKELQRLEKKIKLGVRKIHSRKEKTLTVESTNLEKRIEKSRRKHLNIDFMEGVTNDLKTQQDPPQTDLNLALS